A stretch of Geomonas oryzisoli DNA encodes these proteins:
- a CDS encoding OmpA family protein — protein MRQSHVLYGSGKLPRFFYCLITVLSLSLFLSSPGHAATAVPKTQKPINSVGLSPVVGGYYFSSSQALDPAPTYGLRLSYDHIGKGLIDSIGVEATFNYLSTTVKNQDTKASAYLFRTDAIYSFDPRSKWVPFLALGAGGIFTDREGVRDSSPFLDFGVGIKYFFDDYLAIRADLRQLMVYNNVNTSNDFELTTGLTYYFGKERKKKAPPPPPAPPKAPVPVIVEEPAAAPAPAEAPAAAAPPPNILELIGATGAAALGLNTLPPQFQPGTALETQPKVPVKARKSTLKEMPKTVAPPKAAPAAPAPAPAPAPAPAPAPAPAPAPAPAPAPAPAPAPPAPKAPEVAPAPAPVQPPAAAQAPVAPAAPPQPAPAQQEPARQPQRSIRTLTIEFLFSSPAIRPIYQAQLAAFAALMKTNPESTALIEGHTDNVGDSRSNVALSQQRAQNVKSELLKHGVDPAKVSVKGYGFSKPRASNKTNEGRQKNRRAVVTLTLVITQ, from the coding sequence ATGCGACAATCACACGTCTTGTATGGGAGTGGGAAGTTGCCCCGATTCTTTTACTGCCTAATAACCGTCCTCAGCCTGTCCCTGTTTCTTTCTTCCCCAGGACATGCAGCGACCGCAGTACCTAAGACACAGAAGCCGATAAATTCAGTCGGGCTCTCTCCTGTTGTCGGCGGCTATTATTTTTCCTCCTCCCAGGCACTGGACCCCGCCCCCACCTACGGCTTGAGGCTTAGCTACGACCATATCGGCAAGGGGCTCATCGACAGTATCGGCGTCGAGGCCACCTTCAACTACCTCAGCACAACCGTGAAAAACCAGGATACGAAGGCATCCGCCTACCTGTTCCGCACCGACGCCATCTACTCCTTCGATCCCAGGAGCAAGTGGGTTCCCTTCCTGGCCCTCGGCGCCGGCGGGATCTTCACCGACCGCGAGGGCGTCAGGGACAGCAGTCCCTTTCTCGACTTCGGCGTCGGTATCAAGTATTTCTTCGACGACTACCTGGCCATCCGGGCGGACCTGCGCCAGCTCATGGTGTACAACAACGTCAACACCAGCAACGACTTCGAGTTGACCACCGGGCTGACCTACTACTTCGGCAAGGAGCGTAAGAAAAAAGCGCCGCCGCCACCGCCTGCCCCACCGAAGGCACCGGTGCCGGTCATCGTCGAAGAACCGGCGGCAGCGCCCGCCCCCGCGGAAGCTCCCGCGGCCGCGGCACCTCCGCCCAACATCCTCGAGCTCATCGGAGCCACGGGCGCGGCGGCCCTGGGTCTCAACACGCTGCCGCCGCAGTTCCAGCCCGGCACCGCGCTCGAAACCCAGCCCAAGGTCCCGGTCAAGGCACGGAAATCGACTCTCAAGGAGATGCCGAAGACCGTGGCACCGCCGAAGGCTGCACCGGCGGCTCCCGCACCGGCTCCCGCACCGGCTCCCGCACCGGCTCCCGCACCGGCTCCTGCACCGGCTCCTGCACCGGCTCCTGCACCGGCTCCTGCACCGGCTCCGCCTGCGCCGAAAGCGCCCGAGGTTGCGCCTGCACCGGCACCGGTACAGCCCCCTGCTGCGGCTCAGGCGCCCGTTGCCCCGGCAGCGCCGCCCCAGCCGGCACCGGCACAACAGGAACCCGCGCGGCAGCCGCAGCGCTCGATCAGGACCCTGACCATCGAGTTCCTGTTCAGCAGCCCGGCGATACGCCCGATCTACCAGGCCCAACTGGCAGCGTTCGCCGCCTTGATGAAGACCAACCCGGAGTCGACCGCGCTCATCGAAGGGCACACGGACAACGTGGGCGACAGCCGGTCCAACGTCGCGCTCTCGCAGCAGCGCGCGCAGAACGTGAAGAGCGAACTGCTCAAGCATGGCGTCGACCCCGCCAAGGTCAGCGTCAAGGGGTACGGCTTCAGCAAGCCGCGGGCAAGCAATAAAACCAACGAGGGCCGACAGAAAAACCGCAGGGCGGTGGTGACGCTCACCCTTGTGATCACGCAGTAA